Proteins encoded in a region of the Leifsonia sp. PS1209 genome:
- a CDS encoding sugar ABC transporter permease has product MTTTTAAQTAPPSPPRAARGSRGYAFRRAFAPYLFVLPFVAIFLAFSIYPLVFTLRLSFTNWHGAGAAEWVGLGNYAYLLGSSAFWSSLANSGILWLLIVPIQIVLCVVVAVLLDNAKLRLRGFYRVAFIVPFVTPLVAVAQIWIVLFDQNYGAVNGVLNLIGLPDVGWLVTSQWAKPTLALLFLWKTSGFIIIILLSGLQSIDANIYEAASIDGAGRVRQVWSITVPLLRRTIMFAVVLQTLAVFQMFAEPFVVTRGGPYGSTTTAGLFLYNHITRADLGTGAANSFLLVIVVMALSLGFVRLLRAKD; this is encoded by the coding sequence GTGACCACAACGACCGCCGCGCAGACCGCGCCCCCCTCTCCGCCCCGCGCGGCGAGGGGGAGCAGGGGATACGCGTTCCGCAGAGCGTTCGCGCCCTACCTGTTCGTGCTGCCGTTCGTCGCGATCTTCCTCGCGTTCAGCATCTATCCGCTCGTGTTCACGTTGCGACTGAGCTTCACGAACTGGCACGGAGCGGGAGCGGCGGAATGGGTCGGCCTCGGCAACTACGCCTACCTCCTCGGCAGCAGCGCCTTCTGGTCGTCGCTGGCGAACTCCGGCATCCTCTGGCTGCTGATCGTGCCCATCCAGATCGTGCTGTGCGTCGTGGTGGCCGTGCTGCTGGACAACGCGAAGCTGCGGCTGCGCGGCTTCTACCGGGTGGCGTTCATCGTCCCGTTCGTGACCCCGCTCGTCGCGGTCGCGCAGATCTGGATCGTGCTCTTCGACCAGAACTACGGGGCGGTCAACGGGGTGCTCAACCTCATCGGGCTCCCGGACGTCGGCTGGCTGGTGACCAGCCAGTGGGCCAAGCCGACGCTGGCGCTGCTCTTCCTCTGGAAGACCAGCGGGTTCATCATCATCATCCTGCTCTCCGGCCTGCAGTCGATCGACGCGAACATCTACGAGGCCGCGTCGATCGACGGGGCCGGCCGGGTGCGGCAGGTCTGGAGCATCACGGTCCCGCTGCTGCGGCGCACGATCATGTTCGCCGTCGTGCTGCAGACGCTCGCCGTGTTCCAGATGTTCGCCGAGCCGTTCGTGGTCACCAGGGGAGGGCCGTACGGGTCCACCACCACGGCGGGACTGTTCCTCTACAACCACATCACGCGCGCCGACCTCGGCACGGGCGCGGCCAACTCGTTCCTGCTCGTCATCGTCGTCATGGCGCTGTCGCTCGGGTTCGTGAGACTCCTGCGGGCGAAGGACTGA
- a CDS encoding DUF4175 domain-containing protein, whose translation MNILLIVIAIVAIVLLFTGGFVQALNWLLWVGIILLVFAIIVWLVRMISGRRSV comes from the coding sequence ATGAACATTCTGCTCATCGTGATCGCGATCGTCGCGATCGTGCTCCTGTTCACCGGCGGATTCGTGCAGGCCCTCAACTGGCTGCTCTGGGTGGGAATCATCCTCCTGGTGTTCGCCATCATCGTGTGGCTGGTTCGCATGATCAGCGGTCGGCGTTCCGTCTAG
- a CDS encoding glycoside hydrolase family 2 TIM barrel-domain containing protein, producing the protein MSVPKPEYPRPDFDRSERWLTLNGDWGFEPEGGEPTTIVVPFAWETAASGVRRTWLERAVYRRSVTVPPAWDGRRVILSFGAVHHVARVLLGGVVVGVHTGGYTSFEFDVTELVTPGEPVELVVEVDAPADKREIPHGKQRSIPRDDYDGVSFTPTSGIWQSVWLEARGRSYVESAAIRGDSLTGFAVSGRVVGDAPAGAAVVVTVDGRETTIAADADGRFDGTVTVDAPRLWSPADPHLYAIEFRVGDGEAADRVVATAGLRSIEVRGEQLFLNGRRLYLRGVLDQGYWPDSGLTAPDDASLVRDLDLAEELGFNLVRKHLKFEEPRWLHAADRMGMLVWAEPACPSRFTPDAASAFEEQLPELVRRDGNHPSIVVWGLYNEEWGLDWDIPGSQERAEAAVHAYDTMRALDDSRPIVENSGWAHVRSDLVDWHYYDEDPAAWASNVAALASGEKESFEVKLGPDFVVDKSFYGSADFPRTGVPILNSEFGAGFTSLERAWHVRWQTQEIRRHDRFAGYVYTELTDVEHEMAGLLDADRRRKDWGGLNPADSNAETVLVVDIVPQRAGADIPIPTSPLGVDVRVSHHGDAPVDGILHAAWSAAGSPLPAADEAPDARADVSAAPFAVTEPVTVTVPPPPGAARLHLWLEADGRCVARTFVDAAVIERPNRRGARQG; encoded by the coding sequence ATGTCCGTCCCGAAGCCCGAGTATCCGCGGCCCGACTTCGACAGGTCAGAGCGCTGGCTCACCCTCAACGGCGATTGGGGGTTCGAGCCGGAGGGCGGGGAGCCCACCACGATCGTGGTGCCGTTCGCGTGGGAGACGGCGGCATCCGGTGTGCGCCGCACCTGGCTGGAACGCGCGGTGTACCGTCGCTCCGTCACCGTGCCGCCCGCGTGGGACGGCCGCCGGGTGATCCTGAGCTTCGGCGCCGTGCACCACGTGGCCAGAGTGCTGCTCGGCGGAGTGGTCGTCGGCGTCCACACCGGCGGATACACCTCGTTCGAGTTCGACGTGACCGAGCTCGTGACGCCGGGGGAGCCGGTCGAGCTGGTGGTGGAGGTGGATGCGCCGGCCGACAAGCGGGAGATCCCGCACGGCAAGCAGCGTTCCATCCCGCGCGACGACTACGACGGGGTCTCCTTCACGCCGACGTCCGGCATCTGGCAGTCGGTCTGGCTGGAGGCGCGCGGCCGCAGCTACGTGGAGTCCGCCGCGATTCGCGGTGACTCGCTCACCGGATTCGCCGTCTCCGGCCGGGTGGTCGGCGACGCTCCGGCCGGCGCTGCGGTCGTCGTGACCGTCGACGGCCGCGAGACGACCATCGCGGCCGACGCGGACGGCCGGTTCGACGGCACCGTGACTGTGGATGCGCCCCGGCTGTGGAGCCCGGCCGACCCGCACCTCTACGCCATCGAGTTCCGCGTGGGCGACGGGGAGGCCGCCGACCGCGTCGTGGCGACGGCTGGTCTGCGCAGCATCGAGGTGCGCGGCGAGCAGCTGTTCCTCAACGGCCGTCGGCTGTACCTCCGGGGCGTGCTCGATCAGGGCTACTGGCCGGACTCCGGCCTCACCGCCCCGGACGACGCCTCCCTGGTCCGGGATCTCGACCTGGCGGAGGAGCTGGGCTTCAACCTGGTGCGCAAGCACCTCAAGTTCGAGGAGCCGCGCTGGCTGCACGCGGCGGACCGGATGGGGATGCTGGTCTGGGCGGAGCCCGCCTGCCCCAGCCGGTTCACCCCGGACGCCGCATCCGCGTTCGAGGAGCAGCTCCCCGAGCTGGTGCGCCGCGACGGCAACCACCCGTCGATCGTCGTCTGGGGTCTCTACAACGAGGAGTGGGGGCTCGACTGGGACATCCCGGGCAGCCAGGAGCGTGCGGAGGCCGCCGTGCACGCGTACGACACGATGCGCGCCCTGGACGACTCGCGTCCCATCGTCGAGAACTCGGGCTGGGCGCACGTGCGCAGCGACCTGGTGGACTGGCACTACTACGACGAGGACCCTGCGGCGTGGGCGTCGAACGTCGCTGCCCTCGCCTCCGGAGAGAAGGAGTCGTTCGAGGTGAAGCTCGGTCCGGACTTCGTCGTCGACAAGTCCTTCTACGGCTCCGCAGACTTCCCGCGCACAGGTGTGCCCATCCTGAACAGCGAGTTCGGGGCGGGGTTCACCAGTCTGGAGCGGGCCTGGCACGTGCGCTGGCAGACGCAGGAGATCCGCCGCCACGACCGTTTCGCCGGCTACGTGTACACCGAGCTCACGGATGTGGAGCACGAGATGGCAGGACTGCTCGACGCCGACCGGCGCAGGAAGGACTGGGGAGGGCTGAACCCGGCGGACAGCAACGCCGAGACCGTCCTCGTCGTCGACATCGTGCCGCAGAGGGCCGGGGCGGACATCCCGATCCCCACGAGCCCGCTGGGCGTGGATGTGCGGGTCTCACATCACGGGGACGCCCCGGTCGACGGCATCCTGCACGCCGCCTGGTCGGCAGCCGGTTCGCCGCTGCCCGCCGCCGATGAAGCACCGGATGCGCGTGCGGACGTCTCCGCCGCACCGTTCGCGGTGACAGAGCCGGTCACCGTCACCGTGCCGCCGCCGCCCGGCGCTGCACGGCTGCACCTCTGGCTCGAGGCCGATGGCCGGTGCGTCGCGCGCACCTTCGTGGACGCGGCCGTCATCGAGCGACCGAACCGCCGCGGGGCCCGTCAGGGCTGA
- a CDS encoding stealth family protein, which translates to MADHPSPALSDHPEPVVVVGDTHTSNPTLRRDDVVLRKGVLTLVSGPFTPRESMVEDLLAVRDALDAAGIEHLLVRGDDDRRVIAVDRRRRKEITAALATAFANEPFYASPVDVDGAPTLIADGRLSRRKAHVLRLFRPRLEPIGRLRYGAETAMQLEFWRFGDEDIEAPRPNALMRTRLPRNEAIEESVTIYGRTWRTLEHMFDPLASDIAFDIDIVFSWVDGSSAEFQRKRAAQQAAYVVGDGDDNEARYRQIDELKYAMRSVHMFAPWVRNIYIATDSPLPSWLAPHPNVHIMRSEDFFVDTSTLPTHNSHAVESQLHHIPGIAEHFLYSNDDMFIGRPISPDIFFSPGGVTKFVEAGTRIGLGESDPARSGFENAARVNRRLLWERFGAVTTRHLEHCAAPLRVSVLNEMEREFPDDFARTAASPFRSATDISVTNSLYHYYSLMTGRAVVQTQARVQYIETTLHEAEEKMRRLLKRRDQDMFCLNDGSKPEIGVEERTRIVTEFLERYFPFPAPWERMEG; encoded by the coding sequence ATGGCAGATCACCCGTCTCCCGCCCTCTCCGACCACCCTGAGCCCGTCGTCGTCGTGGGCGACACCCACACGAGCAACCCGACCCTGCGGCGCGACGACGTCGTGCTGCGCAAAGGCGTGCTCACCCTCGTCTCCGGGCCGTTCACCCCGCGCGAATCGATGGTCGAAGACCTGCTGGCCGTGCGAGATGCATTGGATGCGGCCGGCATCGAGCACCTGCTGGTGCGCGGCGACGACGACAGGCGCGTCATCGCCGTCGACCGTCGACGCCGCAAGGAGATCACGGCGGCGCTCGCGACCGCGTTCGCCAACGAGCCGTTCTACGCCAGCCCGGTCGACGTGGACGGCGCGCCCACGCTGATCGCCGACGGCAGGCTGTCCAGAAGGAAGGCGCACGTCCTGCGGCTGTTCCGCCCGCGGCTGGAACCGATCGGACGGCTCCGCTACGGAGCCGAGACCGCCATGCAGCTCGAGTTCTGGCGGTTCGGCGACGAGGACATCGAAGCCCCGCGGCCGAACGCGCTGATGCGCACGCGCCTCCCGCGCAACGAGGCGATCGAGGAATCGGTGACCATCTACGGGCGCACCTGGCGCACGCTGGAGCACATGTTCGACCCGCTGGCGAGCGACATCGCCTTCGACATCGACATCGTGTTCTCCTGGGTGGACGGGTCGAGCGCGGAGTTCCAGCGGAAGCGCGCTGCGCAGCAGGCGGCGTACGTGGTCGGCGACGGCGACGACAACGAGGCCCGCTACCGCCAGATCGACGAGCTGAAGTACGCGATGCGGAGCGTGCACATGTTCGCGCCGTGGGTGCGCAACATCTACATCGCCACCGACTCCCCGCTGCCGTCCTGGCTCGCCCCGCACCCGAACGTGCACATCATGCGCAGTGAGGACTTCTTCGTCGACACGTCGACGCTGCCGACGCACAACTCGCACGCGGTGGAGAGCCAGTTGCACCACATCCCGGGCATCGCGGAGCACTTCCTGTACTCGAACGACGACATGTTCATCGGGCGCCCGATCTCGCCGGACATCTTCTTCTCGCCCGGCGGCGTGACCAAGTTCGTGGAGGCGGGAACGCGGATCGGACTCGGCGAGAGCGACCCGGCGCGCAGCGGGTTCGAGAACGCGGCACGCGTCAACCGCCGCCTGCTCTGGGAGCGCTTCGGCGCCGTCACCACCCGGCACCTCGAACACTGCGCAGCCCCGCTCAGGGTCAGCGTGCTCAACGAGATGGAGCGCGAGTTCCCCGACGACTTCGCCAGGACGGCGGCGAGCCCCTTCCGCTCAGCCACCGACATCTCGGTGACCAACTCGCTCTACCACTACTACTCGCTGATGACCGGGCGGGCCGTCGTGCAGACGCAGGCCCGCGTCCAGTACATCGAGACGACCCTGCACGAGGCCGAAGAGAAGATGCGCAGGCTGCTGAAGCGCCGCGACCAGGACATGTTCTGCCTCAACGACGGCTCCAAACCGGAGATCGGCGTGGAAGAGCGCACGAGGATCGTGACCGAGTTCCTGGAGAGGTACTTCCCGTTCCCCGCTCCGTGGGAGCGCATGGAGGGGTAG
- a CDS encoding LacI family DNA-binding transcriptional regulator — protein sequence MAATLRDVAEHANVSVRTVSNVVSGYEHVSSKMRARVEQAIDELGYRPNPVARTLRTGRTGLLALVVPEIDVPYFSELARDVITAAAEVGYQVMIDQTGHDHEREQDLLRGTDRNMLFDGMLFAPLATEAELSGVTESQTMPLVLLGEHTFDGRFDHVAIDNVQAAADATDHLIAIGRTRIAAIGAQPKEHYTTPLQRTEGYTTALERAGLGPEPSLIRAADHYSRADGYAAASSLLAESPRPDAIFCYSDLLAMGAARAVFDAGLQVPDDVAIIGIDDIEEGRYARPSLSTVSLDTPFIAEQAIARIAARIDDPTLPAQEIVAPHLLLPRESTGAASVTP from the coding sequence ATGGCGGCAACGCTCCGGGATGTGGCAGAGCACGCGAACGTGTCCGTGCGCACCGTCTCCAACGTGGTGAGTGGATACGAGCACGTGAGCTCGAAGATGCGCGCACGCGTCGAACAGGCCATCGACGAGCTCGGCTACCGGCCCAACCCCGTCGCCCGCACCCTGCGCACCGGCCGCACCGGCCTGCTCGCCCTGGTCGTCCCCGAGATCGACGTGCCGTACTTCAGCGAGCTCGCGCGCGACGTCATCACCGCGGCGGCCGAGGTCGGCTATCAGGTGATGATCGACCAGACCGGCCACGACCACGAGCGCGAGCAGGACCTTCTCCGCGGAACAGACCGCAACATGCTCTTCGACGGGATGCTCTTCGCCCCGCTCGCCACGGAAGCCGAGCTCAGCGGCGTCACCGAATCCCAGACCATGCCGCTCGTGCTCCTGGGCGAGCACACCTTCGACGGCCGGTTCGACCACGTCGCCATCGACAACGTGCAGGCCGCAGCAGACGCGACCGACCACCTGATCGCCATCGGACGCACCCGAATCGCCGCCATCGGCGCGCAGCCGAAGGAGCACTACACCACCCCGCTGCAGCGCACGGAGGGATACACCACGGCCCTCGAACGCGCCGGCCTCGGCCCGGAGCCGTCGCTCATCCGGGCGGCCGACCATTACAGCCGCGCCGACGGATACGCCGCGGCGTCGTCGCTGCTCGCCGAGTCCCCTCGCCCGGATGCGATCTTCTGCTACTCCGACCTGCTCGCGATGGGCGCGGCCCGCGCCGTGTTCGACGCCGGTCTGCAGGTGCCGGACGACGTCGCCATCATCGGCATCGACGACATCGAGGAGGGCCGGTACGCGCGCCCATCCCTCAGCACCGTGTCACTGGACACGCCGTTCATCGCCGAACAGGCGATCGCACGCATCGCCGCCAGGATCGACGACCCCACCCTGCCTGCTCAGGAGATCGTCGCTCCGCACCTGCTGCTGCCGCGCGAGAGCACAGGGGCGGCGTCCGTCACGCCATGA
- a CDS encoding TetR/AcrR family transcriptional regulator C-terminal domain-containing protein — protein MSSTQRDAEPRARRHTASQRPRASLSLESVLTEAVAILDESGAQGLTIRALASRLGGGPASVYWYVSGRDELLDLAADSVLAGVLEDVADVSSADPIAELRAVAHALFDTIADRPWLGAYAMRDTGRQVHSLMLYERIGQQVMRLGLTARQSFYAASAVVGFVIGTAADMGQELPDAVISGELDQRQYLAEATEQWRALDPAEYPFIHYIVDEFAVHEDRDQFRAGLDLLLAGLELQAGRGSGSAG, from the coding sequence ATGAGCAGCACACAGCGAGACGCGGAGCCGCGCGCACGGCGCCACACGGCTTCGCAGCGTCCCCGCGCTTCGCTGTCCCTCGAGTCCGTGCTCACCGAAGCCGTGGCGATCCTGGACGAATCCGGCGCACAGGGGCTCACCATCCGCGCCCTCGCCTCCCGGCTCGGAGGCGGCCCGGCGAGCGTGTACTGGTACGTGTCCGGACGCGACGAACTCCTCGACCTCGCGGCCGACTCCGTTCTCGCCGGCGTGCTGGAAGACGTGGCCGACGTGTCCTCAGCAGATCCGATCGCCGAACTGCGTGCCGTCGCCCACGCGCTCTTCGACACCATCGCCGACCGCCCCTGGCTCGGCGCGTACGCCATGCGCGACACCGGGCGCCAGGTCCACTCGCTGATGCTCTACGAGCGCATCGGCCAGCAGGTCATGCGACTCGGCCTCACCGCGCGGCAGAGCTTCTACGCGGCATCCGCCGTCGTCGGCTTCGTGATCGGCACCGCCGCCGACATGGGCCAGGAACTGCCGGACGCCGTCATCTCGGGCGAACTCGACCAGCGGCAGTACCTGGCCGAGGCGACAGAGCAATGGCGCGCGCTCGACCCGGCGGAGTATCCGTTCATCCACTACATCGTCGACGAGTTCGCCGTGCACGAAGACCGCGATCAGTTCCGCGCCGGCCTCGACCTGCTGCTGGCCGGGCTCGAACTGCAGGCGGGGCGCGGGTCAGGGTCGGCCGGCTAG
- a CDS encoding carbohydrate ABC transporter permease — protein MTTTAETRIHRRPLIGSNVFLMILTVAFLAPVVWAVLSAFKPAGDIIRDPLGFDPTTFTLDNFRGMFQDVPIASGFVNTGIVLVFKGAITLFCAPLAGYAFAKYDFRGKNLIFGTVLLTLMLPTIVLIIPLLLEMKELGWVNTYQALILPGSVDAFAIFWMRQVISAVPDELLDAARVDGCGEFGIFWRIVVPVIRPGLAGLAVLTIMNIYNDFVWPVVVASSSKMATLQVVLSTLAQNISGNKVGADYATVTGELLAASSVALIPLLILFIMLQKHFINGILAGSVKG, from the coding sequence GTGACCACCACAGCAGAGACCCGCATCCATCGCCGGCCGCTCATCGGGTCGAACGTGTTCCTGATGATCCTCACCGTCGCGTTCCTCGCGCCGGTGGTCTGGGCCGTCCTCTCGGCGTTCAAGCCGGCGGGAGACATCATCCGCGACCCGTTGGGCTTCGACCCGACCACGTTCACGCTCGACAACTTCCGCGGGATGTTCCAGGACGTTCCGATCGCATCCGGATTCGTGAACACCGGCATCGTGCTGGTGTTCAAGGGCGCGATCACCCTGTTCTGCGCCCCGCTGGCCGGGTACGCGTTCGCCAAGTACGACTTCCGGGGCAAGAACCTCATCTTCGGGACCGTGCTGCTCACGCTGATGCTGCCGACCATCGTGCTCATCATCCCGCTGCTGCTGGAGATGAAGGAGCTCGGCTGGGTCAACACCTACCAGGCGCTGATCCTCCCCGGCTCCGTCGACGCCTTCGCCATCTTCTGGATGCGCCAGGTCATCTCCGCCGTGCCGGACGAGCTGCTCGACGCGGCCAGGGTCGACGGCTGCGGTGAGTTCGGCATCTTCTGGCGGATCGTCGTCCCGGTCATCCGGCCGGGTCTGGCCGGCCTCGCCGTGCTCACCATCATGAACATCTACAACGACTTCGTCTGGCCGGTCGTGGTCGCGAGCTCCAGCAAGATGGCCACGCTGCAAGTGGTGCTGTCCACCCTCGCCCAGAACATCTCCGGCAACAAGGTGGGCGCAGACTACGCGACGGTCACGGGGGAGCTGCTGGCCGCCAGCTCCGTCGCCCTCATCCCCCTGCTCATCCTGTTCATCATGCTGCAGAAGCACTTCATCAACGGCATCCTCGCCGGCAGCGTCAAAGGCTGA
- a CDS encoding extracellular solute-binding protein: protein MKLTTPRRRKAAITRIVAIGAAGLIAVGLSGCGPEIGSADPTTSSTVLKAPTEKSPKGEITIWDRSGDLFKVFDAAIADFNKVYPDITVKHEAVDIDAKLQNTLITGTDVPDGVFLDDAKVGGYAEYLWNLKDVLAPYTKDIAQQKVDVNTVKGGIYGVPFDLDPGLLFYNAKAVAAAGIDPDSIKTYDDLLAAAKKYQAYKPGSKPIHLEQSAFLGQLQLEMYASQLGTSLADADGKLRLDSPEYKQILGWLDEVQKQGVGTRAEYLSPSDIGALDSGDEVFYPWSIWFDFAPQQQLTATKGDWRAMPLPAWKDGGARSGAMGGSSFVLPKEGKNSQLAWLFYKFLMYDEAGYTAVYGPNDVYPGGLNTSIPAYQPAANPDKPLFKPIEAMGNQDLWSTAIEAGKEIPGGAPLPTWWAGAVDYLGNDIQKMLDGSLTPDQVIEQSSKDIQTNLIDRQ from the coding sequence ATGAAGCTCACAACCCCGCGACGGCGGAAGGCCGCGATCACGCGGATCGTCGCCATCGGAGCAGCCGGTCTCATCGCCGTCGGCCTGTCCGGCTGCGGGCCGGAGATCGGCTCGGCCGACCCCACGACATCGAGCACGGTGCTGAAAGCGCCGACCGAGAAGTCCCCGAAGGGCGAGATCACCATCTGGGATCGCTCCGGCGACCTGTTCAAGGTCTTCGACGCGGCCATCGCCGACTTCAACAAGGTCTACCCGGACATCACGGTCAAGCACGAGGCCGTCGACATCGACGCCAAACTGCAGAACACCCTCATCACCGGCACCGACGTGCCGGACGGCGTCTTCCTCGACGACGCGAAGGTCGGCGGCTACGCCGAGTACCTCTGGAACCTCAAGGATGTGCTCGCCCCCTACACCAAGGACATCGCGCAGCAGAAGGTCGACGTCAACACGGTCAAGGGCGGCATCTACGGCGTCCCGTTCGACCTCGATCCCGGGCTGCTGTTCTACAACGCGAAGGCCGTGGCCGCCGCCGGGATCGACCCGGACTCGATCAAGACCTACGACGACCTCCTCGCCGCCGCCAAGAAGTACCAGGCGTACAAGCCGGGGTCCAAGCCCATCCACCTGGAGCAGAGCGCCTTCCTCGGACAGCTGCAGCTCGAGATGTACGCCAGCCAGCTGGGCACGAGCCTGGCGGACGCCGACGGGAAGCTGCGGCTCGACTCCCCGGAGTACAAGCAGATCCTCGGCTGGCTCGACGAGGTGCAGAAGCAGGGCGTCGGCACCCGCGCCGAATACCTCAGCCCGAGTGACATCGGAGCGCTCGATTCCGGTGACGAGGTCTTCTACCCGTGGTCGATCTGGTTCGACTTCGCGCCGCAGCAGCAGCTCACGGCCACGAAGGGCGACTGGCGCGCGATGCCGCTCCCGGCGTGGAAGGACGGCGGCGCACGCAGCGGCGCGATGGGCGGATCGTCGTTCGTGCTCCCGAAGGAGGGCAAGAACTCGCAGCTGGCCTGGCTCTTCTACAAGTTCCTGATGTACGACGAGGCCGGATACACCGCGGTCTACGGCCCGAACGACGTCTACCCTGGCGGGCTGAACACGTCCATCCCCGCGTACCAGCCCGCCGCGAACCCGGACAAGCCGCTGTTCAAGCCGATCGAGGCGATGGGCAACCAGGATCTCTGGTCGACCGCGATCGAAGCAGGCAAGGAGATCCCCGGCGGCGCACCGCTGCCGACCTGGTGGGCCGGAGCTGTCGACTACCTGGGCAACGACATCCAGAAGATGCTGGACGGCTCGCTCACGCCCGATCAGGTCATCGAACAGTCCTCGAAGGACATCCAGACCAACCTGATCGACCGCCAGTAG
- a CDS encoding Rho termination factor N-terminal domain-containing protein, giving the protein MPGRNEPELKDQKLYEELRKEGNSKEKSARISNAAAARGRSSVGKKGGESGSYDDWTVPDLKKRAKELGLSGYSKKTKKELISALRNH; this is encoded by the coding sequence ATGCCTGGGCGCAACGAACCGGAACTGAAAGACCAGAAGCTCTACGAAGAACTCCGCAAGGAGGGCAACTCGAAAGAGAAGTCGGCGCGCATCTCGAACGCCGCAGCGGCCCGCGGGCGCTCGTCCGTCGGCAAGAAAGGCGGAGAGTCCGGGTCGTACGACGACTGGACGGTGCCCGACCTCAAGAAGCGCGCCAAAGAGCTCGGCCTCAGCGGCTACTCGAAGAAGACCAAGAAGGAACTGATCAGCGCGCTCCGCAACCACTGA
- a CDS encoding MFS transporter, whose protein sequence is MSTESITTSRSYVSMKAAWIPLAALCLAFFVEMVDNTLLSVALPTIARSLGGDTTSLQWITGAYSLTFGGLLLTAGSIADRFGRRRVLQVGLGLFGLLSLGVLLVTSTGELIALRALLGVAAAMMAPITNSLVFRLFDDEKLRMRAITLMMVVGMSGFVLGPLLAGTVLAHLSWQWLLLVNAPIALIACLGVHFGVAPDTADGLTKDKLDVPGAVLSILTIGLACYTLTSGVQNGWLSPATITVAFGAVASLVLFIVRERRAAAPMLDLSLFRGGTVRGAAIAQIGTSLAMSGVMFALVLHFQYAWGWSPLVAGLANLPIILTMIFATPLTELLVRRLGHRMACFVGALLLAAGLGMMAWSVQQNYVAVALSMIVMTIGLRTVMTICAVALVGAMPENRTSMGAAMNDAAQEVGTSIGTAVVGTLIAVLVTTTLPSGAWSHQLVASYFDGEQIIFGILAVAVGLIAGIGALTLTNARTVDEHAPADAETAA, encoded by the coding sequence ATGAGCACCGAATCCATCACCACATCCCGCAGCTACGTATCCATGAAGGCGGCCTGGATCCCCCTCGCCGCGCTCTGCCTCGCCTTCTTCGTCGAGATGGTCGACAACACCCTGCTGTCGGTCGCCCTCCCGACGATCGCCCGCAGCCTCGGAGGCGACACGACGTCGCTGCAGTGGATCACCGGGGCGTACTCGCTCACCTTTGGGGGCTTGCTGCTGACCGCCGGTTCGATCGCCGACCGCTTCGGGCGCCGCCGGGTGCTGCAGGTGGGCTTGGGGTTGTTCGGCCTGCTGAGCCTCGGGGTGCTGCTGGTCACGAGCACCGGTGAGCTCATCGCGCTGCGTGCGCTGCTCGGCGTCGCGGCGGCGATGATGGCGCCCATCACCAACTCCCTCGTGTTCCGGCTGTTCGACGACGAGAAGCTCCGGATGCGCGCGATCACGCTGATGATGGTGGTCGGCATGTCCGGCTTCGTCCTCGGGCCGCTCCTGGCGGGCACCGTGCTCGCGCACCTGTCCTGGCAGTGGCTGCTGCTCGTGAACGCGCCGATCGCTCTCATCGCCTGTCTCGGCGTGCACTTCGGCGTCGCGCCGGACACGGCAGACGGTCTCACGAAGGACAAGCTCGACGTGCCGGGGGCCGTCCTCAGCATCCTGACGATCGGCCTCGCCTGCTACACCCTCACCAGCGGAGTGCAGAACGGGTGGCTGTCGCCGGCCACGATCACGGTCGCGTTCGGTGCGGTCGCATCCCTCGTCCTGTTCATCGTGCGCGAGCGCCGGGCGGCAGCGCCGATGCTCGACCTGTCGCTGTTCCGCGGCGGCACCGTCCGGGGGGCGGCCATCGCCCAGATCGGCACCTCGCTCGCCATGTCCGGCGTCATGTTCGCTCTGGTGCTGCACTTCCAGTACGCATGGGGGTGGTCGCCTCTGGTCGCCGGACTGGCGAACCTGCCGATCATCCTGACGATGATCTTCGCGACACCGCTCACCGAATTGCTGGTGCGTCGCCTCGGCCACCGGATGGCCTGCTTCGTGGGTGCGCTGCTCCTGGCAGCGGGTCTCGGCATGATGGCGTGGAGCGTCCAGCAGAACTACGTGGCCGTCGCGCTCTCCATGATCGTGATGACGATCGGCCTCCGCACCGTGATGACCATCTGCGCGGTGGCCCTCGTCGGGGCGATGCCCGAGAACCGCACGTCGATGGGCGCTGCGATGAACGACGCAGCGCAGGAGGTCGGCACGAGCATCGGCACCGCGGTCGTCGGAACGCTCATCGCCGTGCTCGTCACCACCACTCTGCCGAGCGGTGCGTGGAGCCACCAGCTGGTCGCGTCGTACTTCGACGGCGAGCAGATCATCTTCGGCATCCTCGCGGTCGCCGTCGGCCTGATCGCGGGGATCGGCGCGCTCACGCTGACGAACGCGCGCACCGTCGACGAGCACGCCCCCGCCGACGCGGAGACGGCCGCCTGA